atcaaattttttaaaaaagaaaaaagaagatatattattgatTAGCGATTTTTGCCAAACGAAAGAGCAAAGTAATATGCCCGATTCGGAGCAAAACAAGGAGCCTCCCTATAATTCCACATTGTTGGGCAGCAGCAAAGATGAAATAGTAAAGAATAACGATGCCCAAAACAACGACGCTGCGTGCTTGCTAAATAACTTCATCTCATTTGTGTTTGTCCttaatggaaaaatatatcatagcGTTGTGCCAATTAATAAGTTActtttattgtttatagTTAACTATTGGATGCATTTTGTTAATACAAGCAAAAGGCGATAAACTGATGAATgaaattatgataaataaaatacattgaataaaaaacgaCAAATAGAAAACgcttatatgcatttttatattttaatttaggataattattatccccatggatatatatcataCAAGTGTATGTATATGTGTGCTCATGcacaacttttttttttttttttttttttttttggaggGGGTgcttttttctaaaaacactactatgatgaaaatatataatttaataataactacaaaaaaaatgtaactACAACTTcatttatacataaaaaatagaattaGGAAAACATAtgtaatacatatatatggtCGCAGATTGATTAGTAAAAATggttttgaaaaaaaagcataGATAAATCATTTAACTCATCTccttcaattttattttcctgaattaaataatcttcagctaatttaatattattatgttcaCATTTTGGTATTAACTCTTCTTTATGCTTTTTGATTGCAACAACAATAACACAAATAATTGATTTGtaaataacttttttaaaagggAGCAAAGgtttatgaaataaaaatgttctacatacatttaaaatgattgaagaaagaaaattaacatatataggtatatatttagaaatattattaataaattcattttttctttccttTTCTGCATCGTTAATAGATTTAggaataataaattcactcttctcaaaaaaataaactgtatattttgatatattactTGTAAATATATCCCATAATACTACATATAATgacatattttcataaagaTTTCCTCCTTTAGCactatgtaaatatttatttgttacaACTTCAtctctattatttttattatcatctgCTATATCAGTTTCTAATGTATCATCATCAGAAATCTCTGATTCAACAGTTTCAGCATCTTCTATTTCTTctgataatttattttttacatctACTTTCGATTCaaaatcattttctttcaaATTTTCGGGTTCTTCTTGTTCTTCCGTAATGGGACAAGGGTCATCAAAAAATGCTGAAATCggatttttaaaattttcaaaatattcttctttaattttttgccTCCTTTCCATTAATATGCTTTCTATTTCTGCCATCTCAACCTCATCAAGTTCAGGAGGTTCGCTAACTTCGGAAGGTTCATCATGTTTGTCCGTTGTAGCCAATTCATCATTATTGTCTACTGTAACTGTTTCATCGTCGACCTTCTTTTCGTCGGTGTCCACACTATTTTTCTTCAAAATCGAAACCTCATTTAGGTTACTTTTTTCAGGAATGGGATTCTCTGAATTTGATTGTGTTTGAACAAGATTGGAGTCCAACATTTCGATGCTcgattttttatcatccgTATTTTCTTTGGCTAGATTATTGCTTGTTAAGGTTGTTTGTTTTTTGCTTGAACTATTTAGTAgaataacttttttttcttgtttatttaactttaaattaatttcattcattttttgagaAGCAgtatttatcatttcttCTTTTGTATAATCGAATCCTATCATTTTTGTTCCATCTAAAGTTGTTTGtttccatatattttcaaaggaatattttttattaaaaatcaTAGAATTTCTGActtgttcatatattttattcatttcgTCTTCATGTAAACAGCCATTTGTGCTTTCTCCCTTTTCGCTACCTTCAAAGTCTTCTCGCTTTTCATTGCGCTCGTCGCTAGTGCCCTGTTGATTCAGATCGTCATGCTTTTCTTCACGTTTTTCTTGGCCGTTTTCTTGACCGTTTTCATCATTGGGTCCCTCTTTTGGAGATCCACTTTCAGCTGCCTCCTTCTCTTCCACTTCTTTACCTGCCTCATCGCAGACATTTGTATCCACTTGTTCAAAGAGACGATTTGAAGTTTCggattttattttggttTGATCAATATAGGCTTTATCTATCGAATATTCATTAACACAATCATCTTTAAAATATcgaaacatttttatatcatcacTAAAGCTAACCgatttcgtttttttctttacaatcgtttctcttttttcattCGTCCCATTTAGTTTGTTATTTACATCAAATTTGggaatttcatttttgatTTTGGTGTCGTTAACTTCATCGGGTTTGGAATGGTCGGTCTTCTCAAATGTTTCTGATGTAACTCCATTGataaatgaaattttattattcacaATTTGAAGTTGATCAATGTTATTAAACAAAAAGTTAATGTCATagagtttaaaaaaaggaaaaaaggTTAGTAgcattatatgaataagctgacatttttttttaagattaatattttctttattatttttattattattaattatttctttaattaaatataaattataattcatGCAATTTGCAGAACAGAATATATCATAGTATTCTCTTAAATagatatgtttatttttggtatctattttatatttacttttatttatattatttaaaaatacattatcACATGCATAGAACccacatttattatatcctCGTCTGTTTATACATACATCAATTAAATCGCTTTTTGAAAGATACAATGATATTAGgttgtttaaaaatataagtaaatttttaataaaaatatttttgtctgcatttatttttatatccttATCTTccaatatattatcacaATTTTCAACCTCTTCAGATTTAgatattgtatttatataggAGCATAcatcttttatattactAAAGAAATCgttataacatatataatctttcttcttctttggaatatttatataaatcaaaaGTGCTTCAAGCTTTCTATGATATATCTTCGATAagttaattatatttctttctCTCTGCACAGCATTGGATCCCTTTATATCGAATTTCATTTTGGAAAATTCACAAAAGAAATACTACAAAAATTGTGACTATTATAGACGAGTCCAACTATGTCTGCTCATGCAAACGTGGCTTCTTCTGGGGTTCCACCGTAAAGGTTCAAAATTAGGAGAGGTATGCACAGGATGTATAGCATGAAACAGGATGTACAACATGCACAATTATGTATGACATGCAAAGGTAGTACAAGCATGCAAAAGCAGGCACTCCCTTTCTTGAAGGACTGCTTCACCCAAACGGACTCACGCCGCGGTCAAATATTaggatatataaaataaataaaataatcgatcaaaaaaatatatattttaaaactatTTTAGGTTATTTGTTACAATGcagaaatgaaaatttcaTTTGGTTACTGCatttgtttaaatattcatacaaaataaagcatcataattaattattgaaaaatatttagctTTAATAAGGTAAGggaattttataatttttttttttaattatattgaaTTATGGATttgggaaaaaaaaaaaaaaatataatttaaatattcatttccaaaattttgataaataacTTATATAGCAATAGAAATGAACATAAAcagtaaaatatatacataaatataatgtcatgtcatataattttttacttaCATGCTTGGTAgcatattattcatatacttttattatatatgacttccaaataaataatatgcactaaaaaataatttaaatttctttttcccaatcctataaaaattaaaactgTACTCCTATTCTTCCCTTGTAAATTAAAACGACAAATAATACGTTTTCAGTACGTGCTTGCATattcttatattattatcattttttgggGGGCAGGTAAAAGCCCGTTATATTTAGGAAATATGcatagaaaaatatgtacatatgtTTACGTACGTTTTTACGTACATTTTTATGCGTAGTACTTATGGCggtataaaattaaaaaaaaaaaaaaaatacataattagTTAAACAATATACattatactatatatatggtaatgaaaaaaatattttatagagaaaaaaatatttgtgattgtgttttttacaaaataaaacaagataaagaaaaatgctgataatataattacattattttatttaaacataGCCACGTTCAAAGCTCCCACTCTACAttcttataaatatatacatccaaatgtttaattaattttataattgataaaaatcgttgtcaaaaaaattatgcattACATATTCATTCTTAACTAATCATTGAacatacatatgcatatttgtGAACGAATTAAAATACatacacacacatatgTACGTATGCATTagtttatttacatatccATACTCTATTGCTCTCTCCTAGTACCACTAATTATAGCAAACCctatagataaaaaaattggctttatttttacataccATATATCACTATTCCTGATAAGtttcactttttttaaaacaattttctAATCCTATAAATTCGGTTGAAAATGGTAAGAGCCCCTTAGAATGCATTTCCTCTTGTGTTTATTCCCCATCCTTTGTTAAACTTTGTCAAACATCCCACCTTTTCACTTCTTGTACAGTTCGCGAACAAGCTCGGAATGAACGCCCTCCTAAAGGACGGATACAGGGTCGTGAAAAACAGCGAAGATgcgattttaaaaaatatcgaaGCTTGTAAAGA
This portion of the Plasmodium chabaudi chabaudi strain AS genome assembly, chromosome: 3 genome encodes:
- a CDS encoding RTR1 domain-containing protein, putative, with the translated sequence MKFDIKGSNAVQRERNIINLSKIYHRKLEALLIYINIPKKKKDYICYNDFFSNIKDVCSYINTISKSEEVENCDNILEDKDIKINADKNIFIKNLLIFLNNLISLYLSKSDLIDVCINRRGYNKCGFYACDNVFLNNINKSKYKIDTKNKHIYLREYYDIFCSANCMNYNLYLIKEIINNNKNNKENINLKKKCQLIHIMLLTFFPFFKLYDINFLFNNIDQLQIVNNKISFINGVTSETFEKTDHSKPDEVNDTKIKNEIPKFDVNNKLNGTNEKRETIVKKKTKSVSFSDDIKMFRYFKDDCVNEYSIDKAYIDQTKIKSETSNRLFEQVDTNVCDEAGKEVEEKEAAESGSPKEGPNDENGQENGQEKREEKHDDLNQQGTSDERNEKREDFEGSEKGESTNGCLHEDEMNKIYEQVRNSMIFNKKYSFENIWKQTTLDGTKMIGFDYTKEEMINTASQKMNEINLKLNKQEKKVILLNSSSKKQTTLTSNNLAKENTDDKKSSIEMLDSNLVQTQSNSENPIPEKSNLNEVSILKKNSVDTDEKKVDDETVTVDNNDELATTDKHDEPSEVSEPPELDEVEMAEIESILMERRQKIKEEYFENFKNPISAFFDDPCPITEEQEEPENLKENDFESKVDVKNKLSEEIEDAETVESEISDDDTLETDIADDNKNNRDEVVTNKYLHSAKGGNLYENMSLYVVLWDIFTSNISKYTVYFFEKSEFIIPKSINDAEKERKNEFINNISKYIPIYVNFLSSIILNVCRTFLFHKPLLPFKKVIYKSIICVIVVAIKKHKEELIPKCEHNNIKLAEDYLIQENKIEGDELNDLSMLFFQNHFY